Genomic window (Streptomyces cadmiisoli):
ACGTGAACTGCCCGAACTGCGGGAACAAGGGCCAGTTCACCGAGCCCAAGCAGTTCTCGGGCCTGCTGTCCACGCACCTCGGCCCCACGCAGGACTCCGGCTCCGTCGCCTACCTGCGCCCCGAGACCGCGCAGGGCATCTTCACCAACTTCTCCCAGGTGCAGACCACCTCGCGCCGCAAGCCGCCGTTCGGCATCGCCCAGATGGGCAAGTCCTTCCGCAACGAGATCACGCCCGGCAACTTCATCTTCCGCACCCGCGAGTTCGAGCAGATGGAGATGGAGTTCTTCGTCAAGCCGGGCGAGGACGAGAAGTGGCAGGAGTACTGGATGGAGCAGCGCTGGAACTGGTACACCGGCCTGGGCCTGCGCGAGGAGAACATGCGGTGGTACGAGCACCCCAAGGAGAAGCTCTCCCACTACTCCAAGCGCACCGCTGACATCGAGTACCGCTTCCAGTTCGGCGGCAACGAGTGGGGCGAGCTGGAGGGTGTCGCCAACCGCACCGACTACGACCTCGGTGCCCACTCCAAGGCCTCCGGCCAGGATCTGTCGTACTTCGACCAGGAGGCCGGCGAGCGCTGGACGCCGTACGTCATCGAGCCCGCGGCCGGTGTCGGTCGCGCGATGCTGGCCTTCCTGCTCGACGCCTACATCGAGGACGAGGCCCCGAACGCCAAGGGCAAGATGGAGAAGCGCACCGTGCTGCGCCTCGACCACCGGCTCGCCCCGGTGAAGGTCGCGGTGCTGCCGCTGTCCCGGAACCCGGAGCTGTCCCCGAAGGCCAAGGGCCTCGCCCAGGCGCTGCGCCAGAACTGGAACATCGACTTCGACGACGCGGGCGCCATCGGCCGCCGCTACCGCCGTCAGGACGAGATCGGCACGCCGTACTGCGTGACGGTCGACTTCGACACCCTCGACGACAACGCGGTGACCGTGCGTGAGCGCGACACGATGAAGCAGGAGCGCGTGTCGCTCGACCAGATCGAGGGCTACCTCGCCGGCCGCCTGATCGGCGCCTAGGCGACACCGCCCGCGCGTCCGGCATCCCGGTCCCGTCAGCCCGACAGGCCTGACGGGGCCGGGATTTCGTCTGTCCGGGGCCGGGGCCGGCCTCAACGCCCTTGCAGTGACCTGACGTTGTCGCCGAAGGTCCAGTTCTTCGAGCCGTCCCAGTTGATCGACCAGGTCATCAGGCCCTTGAGCGCCGAGCCGTAGTGCCGCCAGGCCTGTGCGACCAGGCCCGGCGCCATGTGCCCGCCGCCCGCGCCGGGCTGCGCGGGCAGGCCCGGCACCTGCTTGTCGTACGGCACCCGGACGGTTGTTCCCTGCACCACCAGACCGCGGTCGAGGCAGTCGGTCTGGGCGACGAAGCCCTGGACGGTGCCGGCGGCGTAGGAGTCGCCGGAGCAGCCGTACATGCTGCCGTTGTAGTACTGCATGTTGAGCCACCACAGACGGCCGTTGTCCGCGTACTTCTTGACGATCGGCAGATACGCGCCCCAGATCGACCCGTAGGCCACGCTGCCGCCCGTGACGTAGGCGGTCTCCGGAGCCATGGTCAGGCCGAAGCCGGCGGGCATCCGGGCCAGGACCCCGTCGATGATGCGGACCAGGTTGGCCTGCGACGTGGAGAGCCGGCCGATGTCGCCGCTGCCGACCAGGCCCGTTTCGATGTCGATGTCGATGCCGTCGAAGTTGTACGTCCGCAGGATCGGGACGATGGTCTCGACGAAGCGGTCCGCGACGGCCGTGGAGTTGAGGTCGATGCCCGCCGTGGCCCCGCCGATGGAGAGCAGGATCGTCTGCCCGGCGGCCTTGGCCGCGCACATCTGCGCCGGTGTCGCCACCTTCACGCCGGTGTCCATGCCGTCCTCCCACAGCACGGTGCCGTCGGAGCGGATCACCGGGAACGCCGCGTTGATCACGTTGTAGCCGTGGGCGGCGATCCGGGAGTCGGTGATCGGGGTCCAGCCGAAGGGCGGGTGCACGCCGTTGGCCGCGCCGTCCCAGTTCTCCCAGTAGCCCTGGAGGACCTTGCCGGCGGGCCGGGACTTCAGGGCGCAGGTGTCGGCGGCGGAGGCGGTGGGGGCGAGGGCGCCCGAGAGCGGGACGAGGGTCGCGGCGGCCAGGGCGGCGGCGAGCAGGCGCAGTCTGCGGCGGATCATGCGAGGCCTCCCGGTGGGGGGTGCGGTGAGGTGTCGTAGGCATGACAGTGGCGCGGTCCAGACCTCTCGTCAATAGGTCTGGACCATTCGCCCCCTGGCCTCGCGTGCGGCGTGTGATGCTCGATGACGAGTTACAGATGACAGATATTGAAATCTGTCAGTTGATATGTGAGGCTGGAGGCATCCCGAACGCGCTCAAGGAGCTTTCATGCGAACCCACCCCCTCGGAACGACCGGTCTTCAGGTCTCCGCCCTCGGCCTCGGCTGCATGGGCATGTCCGCGCTGTACGGCGAGGCGGACCGGGCCGAGTCCGTCGCCACCGTGCACGCCGCCCTGGAGGCCGGTGTGACACTGCTCGACACCGGCGACTTCTACGGCATGGGGCACAACGAGATGCTGATCGGAGAAGCCCTGCGCACCGCCCCCGCCGCGTCCCGCGAACGGGCGCTGACCAGCGTGAAGTTCGGCGCGCTGCGCGACCCGGACGGCGGCTGGTCGGGATTCGACGGCCGTCCGGCCGCCGTGCGCAACTTCGCCGCCTACTCCCTCCAGCGCCTGGGCGTCGACCACATCGACGTCTACCGGATCGCCCGGGTCGACCCGGCCGTACCGATCGAGGAGACCGTCGGGGCCATCGCCGAACTCGTCGAGAAGGGCCACGTACGGCACATCGGTCTGAGCGAGGCCGGCGCGGACACCGTTCGCCGGGCCGCCGCCACCGCCCCGATCGCCGACCTCCAGATCGAGTACTCGCTGATCTCCCGCGGCATCGAGGCCGAGATCCTGCCGGCCGTCCGGGAACTGGGCATCGGCGTCACGGCCTACGGCGTGCTGTCCCGCGGTCTGATCTCCGGCCACTTCACCGCCGACCGGCAGCTCGCGGCGAACGACTTCCGGGCCATGTCGCCTCGCTTCCAGGGCGAGAACCTGCGGCACAACCTGGACCTCGTGGAGGCGCTGCGCAAGATCGCCGAGCAGAAGGGCGTGACCGTCGCCCAGATCGCCATCGCCTGGGTGCTCGCCCAGCGCGCGTCGCACGGCGCGGACATCGTGCCGCTGATCGGCGCCCGGCGCCGGGACCGGCTGGCGGAGGCGCTGGGCGCGCTGGACGTCACGCTGGACGCCGCCGACCTGCGGGCGATCGAGGAGGCCGTACCGGCGGACGCGGCGGCCGGCGAGCGCTACCCCGCCCAGCAGATGGCCCACCTCGACAGCGAACGCTGATCCGGCCACGAGGTACCGTCACCTCATGTCCCCGACCAGCGAGATCCTGACCGCCGAGCGCATCCTCGAAGTGACCGAGGAGGTGCTGCGCCGCCACGGACCGGCCAAGGCCACCGTGGTGGACGTGGCGCGGGCGCTCGGTGTCAGCCACGGCAGCGTCTACCGGCACTTCCGCACCAAGGCGGAGCTGCGGGGAGCGGTCACCAAGCGCTGGCTGGACCGCACCTCCGAGGCGCTGGCCGGGATCGCGGCCGCGGAGCGGGACCCTCAGGCGCGGCTGCGCGACTGGCTGGCGTCGCTGTTCGACGCCAAGCGCCGCAAGTCGGGCGACGATCCCGAGCTGTTCGCCACGTACATGGTGCTGACGGCCGAGGCCGGCGAGGTGGTCGGGGAGCACATAGCCGATCTGACGGCCCAGCTCACCCGGATCATCCGGGACGGGGTCGCCGCGGGTGTCTTCGCGAGCCCCGACCCGGCGGCCGGGGCCCGCGCGGTCTTCCAGGCCACGGGGCACTTCCACGACCCCGGCTACGCGCCGGAGTGGACCCGGCCGGGGATCGAGGAGGAGTTCGCGGCGCTGGTGGACCTGGTGGTGCGCGGACTGCGGGCCTGACGGGGTGTTCCCGGCGGGGTCAGGAGCCCGCCGGGTCCACCGTCGCCTGATGCGCCTCGGCCAGGTGCTCCTGCGCCTTCAGCCAGGGCAGGAACTGCGCCCCCCGCCGCCATCCGCAGGTGTCGCATCTGATCGTGCGCTGCACACCGGTGCGCCGGACGTGCACGACGTGCTCCCGTCCGTGCTGGTCCCATCGGCTGACCTTGCTCGTGTCGATCCGCGGCACGGCGCCTCCTGCGTCCCCGTCCGGCTGTCTCTTCGGGCAGCTGGTGCCGCGACGGAGCGAATGGTGCCGGCCGCGGCACTAGGAGTGTGCAGCAGGATCAACATCAACAGGGGGCCCTTCACCGCGAGTTGTCCAAGCTGTGGCCGAGCGCGGTGTCAGGCCGAGATCCCGGCCGCCTCCCGCACCTCCGCCGACTTCAGCCGCTCGGCGGTCCGCTCGGCCGTGGCGCGGGCCCACCGTCCGCTGGTCAGGACGCCGACCAGCAGTACCACCACACCGAACACGGTGAGGATCCACCAGCCCGGCCGGGCCGCCGCGACGAACGCCTCCTGGTACGGGGCCGCGCCGATCCCCGACACCAGCACGGCCCCCACCATCGCGACACCCAGCGTCTGTCCCAGCTGACGGCTCGTGGAGGCCACCGCCGCCGCCACCCCGGCCTGCGTACGGGGCATCCCGGACACGGCCGTGTTGGTGATCGGCGCGTTCACGAACCCGAACCCGACACCGAACAGCGCGTAGCCGAGGAAACGCGTCATGTCCGACGTCTCCGCCTCGAAGACGGCGAACATCAGCGCGCTCGCGGTCATCGCGCACCCCGCGATCAGCAGCGGCAGCCGCGGCCCCACGGAGGCCAGCAGGCGCCCGGCCAGCGGCGCGCACAGAAACGTCGGCACGGCCATCGGCAGCATCCACAGGCCCGCGTGCAGGGCGTCCAGGCCGCGGACGTTCTGGAGGTAGAGCGTCGACAGGAACAGGAAGCCGCCCATCGCCGCGAACGCGCAGACGGCGATCACGGTGGCCCCGCTGAACGGCGCCGACCGGAAGAAGCGCAGATCGATCAGCGGCTCCGCCCGGCGCGGCTCGTACCAGAGGAGGCCGAGCAGCGCGCCGACGGCGATCACGGCGAACGGCACCACCACGGCGAGGCCCGCGTTCGGCGCCTCGATGATCGCGTACGTCAGCGAGCCGAACAGGGCGATCACCAGGATCTGGCCGACCGGGTCGGGGCGGCGGGCCTTGGGCGCGCGGGACTCGGGGACATGGCGGAGGGTGAGCAGCAGCGCCGCGAGACCCACCGGGAGGTTGACCCAGAAGATCGCGCGCCAGTTCACCGCCTCCACCAGCAGACCGCCGATCAGCGGTCCCGCGGCCATGGAGATGCCGACGACGGCGCCCCACGCGCCGATCGCACGGGCGCGCTCACGCGGGTCGGTGAAGGTGTTGGTGATGATCGACATGGCGACCGGGTTGAGCATCGAGCCGCCCACCGCCTGGACCATGCGGAAGGCGACCAGGGCCTCCAGGTTGGGTGCCACGGAGCAGAGCGCCGAGCCGATCGTGAAGACGACCAGGCCGGCCATGAAGACCCGTTTGCGGCCGATCCGGTCGGCCGTGGAGCCCGCGAGCATCAGCAGGGACGCCAGGACCAGCGTGTACGCGTCGATCGTCCACTGGAGCCCCGACGTGTCGGCGTGCAGATCCTTCTGGATCGAGGGCAGCGCTACGTTCAGGATGGTGTTGTCGAGACTCACGATCAGCAGGCTCATACAGCAGATCGCGAGGACCAGCAGACGACGGCGTGGGCTGAGCTCGGTCATGGGGACCATGGTACGCCGATTTCAATAGTGCGACTAACTAATGAAATGCGGCGGACTGATCGCACGGCACAATGGAGGAATGTCCACGCCCCTGACGATCGGTCCGCACACCGTCCAGCCGCCCGTGGTCCTCGCCCCCATGGCCGGGATCACCAACGCGCCCTTCCGCACCCTGTGCCGGGAGTTCAGCGGCGGCAAGGGCCTGTTCGTGAGCGAGATGATCACCACCAGGGCGCTGGTGGAGCGCAACGAGAAGACCATGCAGCTGATCAGGTTCGACGAGAGCGAGAAGCCCCGCTCCATTCAGCTGTACGGCGTCGACCCGGCCACCGTCGGCAAGGCCGTCCGCATGATCGCGGAGGAGGACCTCGCCGACCACATCGACCTGAACTTCGGCTGCCCGGTGCCCAAGGTGACCCGCAAGGGCGGCGGCTCCGCGCTGCCGTACAAGCGGCATCTGCTGCGGGCGATCCTGCGGGAGGCGGTCAGCGGGGCGGGCGACCTGCCCGTGACGATGAAGATGCGCAAGGGCATCGACGACGACCACATCACCTACCTGGACGCCGGCCGCATCGCCGTCGAGGAGGGCGTCACCGCCATCGCCCTGCACGGCCGCACCGCCGCCCAGCACTACGGCGGCACCGCCGACTGGGACGCCATCGCCCGGCTGAAGGAGCACGTGCCGGAGATCCCCGTGCTCGGCAACGGCGACATCTGGTCCGCCGACGACGCGGTCCGCATGGTCCGCGAGACCGGGTGCGACGGAGTCGTGGTCGGGCGCGGCTGCCTCGGGCGGCCCTGGCTGTTCGCCGATCTGGTGGCCGCCTTCGAAGGACGCGAGCAGGACGTCGCGCGGCCCGCGCTGCGTGAGGTCGCGGACAGCATGGTCCGGCACGCCGCGCTGCTCGGCGAGTGGATCGGCGACGAGTCCCGCGGTGTCATCGACTTCCGCAAGCACGTCGCCTGGTACCTCAAGGGCTTCTCCGTCGGCTCGGAGATGCGCAAGCGCCTCGCCGTCACGTCCTCGCTGGAGGAGCTGCGCTCCGGGCTGGACGAGCTGGACCTCGACCAGCCCTGGCCGATCGGCGCCGCCGACGGCCCCCGCGGGCGCACCTCCGGCAACAACCGGGTGGTGCTACCGGACGGCTGGCTGAAGGACCCGTACGACTGCGCGGGGATCGGCGAGGACGCCGAGCTGGACACCTCCGGCGGCTGATCAGCCCTTCGGCTGTCCCGGCGTCGAGCCGTACGCGGTCAGGAAGCGGTCCCGGAAGGCGCTCATCCGCCACACCGGCGCGTCCCCGGCGGGCCGCAGGCCGTCCGTCCAGCCCCAGTCGGAGATCTTGTCCAGGACCTTCGGGTCCTTGGCGAGGATCGTGACGGGCACGTCCCGGCTGGCGCGCTCCCCGCTGACCCGGGCGATGGGCTGGTGGTCGCCGAGGAGGACCATGACGGTGTCGTCGGTGCCGTACCGCTGGAGCCATTCGGTGACGCTGGTGAGCGAGTACTGGACCGACCTGCCGTACTCCTGCTTCGACAGGTCCGAGTCGGCGACCACCCTGGAGGGGTCGGTGCCCGCCTTCTCGACGGCCTCGAAGACCGAGCCG
Coding sequences:
- a CDS encoding glycine--tRNA ligase, coding for MAADKIDTIVSLSKRRGFVFPCSEIYGGQRAAWDYGPLGVELKENLKRQWWRYMVTSREDVVGIDSSVILAPEVWVASGHVATFTDPLTECTSCHKRFRADHLEEAYEAKHGRLPENGLADVNCPNCGNKGQFTEPKQFSGLLSTHLGPTQDSGSVAYLRPETAQGIFTNFSQVQTTSRRKPPFGIAQMGKSFRNEITPGNFIFRTREFEQMEMEFFVKPGEDEKWQEYWMEQRWNWYTGLGLREENMRWYEHPKEKLSHYSKRTADIEYRFQFGGNEWGELEGVANRTDYDLGAHSKASGQDLSYFDQEAGERWTPYVIEPAAGVGRAMLAFLLDAYIEDEAPNAKGKMEKRTVLRLDHRLAPVKVAVLPLSRNPELSPKAKGLAQALRQNWNIDFDDAGAIGRRYRRQDEIGTPYCVTVDFDTLDDNAVTVRERDTMKQERVSLDQIEGYLAGRLIGA
- a CDS encoding chitinase, yielding MIRRRLRLLAAALAAATLVPLSGALAPTASAADTCALKSRPAGKVLQGYWENWDGAANGVHPPFGWTPITDSRIAAHGYNVINAAFPVIRSDGTVLWEDGMDTGVKVATPAQMCAAKAAGQTILLSIGGATAGIDLNSTAVADRFVETIVPILRTYNFDGIDIDIETGLVGSGDIGRLSTSQANLVRIIDGVLARMPAGFGLTMAPETAYVTGGSVAYGSIWGAYLPIVKKYADNGRLWWLNMQYYNGSMYGCSGDSYAAGTVQGFVAQTDCLDRGLVVQGTTVRVPYDKQVPGLPAQPGAGGGHMAPGLVAQAWRHYGSALKGLMTWSINWDGSKNWTFGDNVRSLQGR
- a CDS encoding aldo/keto reductase, with translation MRTHPLGTTGLQVSALGLGCMGMSALYGEADRAESVATVHAALEAGVTLLDTGDFYGMGHNEMLIGEALRTAPAASRERALTSVKFGALRDPDGGWSGFDGRPAAVRNFAAYSLQRLGVDHIDVYRIARVDPAVPIEETVGAIAELVEKGHVRHIGLSEAGADTVRRAAATAPIADLQIEYSLISRGIEAEILPAVRELGIGVTAYGVLSRGLISGHFTADRQLAANDFRAMSPRFQGENLRHNLDLVEALRKIAEQKGVTVAQIAIAWVLAQRASHGADIVPLIGARRRDRLAEALGALDVTLDAADLRAIEEAVPADAAAGERYPAQQMAHLDSER
- a CDS encoding TetR family transcriptional regulator, giving the protein MSPTSEILTAERILEVTEEVLRRHGPAKATVVDVARALGVSHGSVYRHFRTKAELRGAVTKRWLDRTSEALAGIAAAERDPQARLRDWLASLFDAKRRKSGDDPELFATYMVLTAEAGEVVGEHIADLTAQLTRIIRDGVAAGVFASPDPAAGARAVFQATGHFHDPGYAPEWTRPGIEEEFAALVDLVVRGLRA
- a CDS encoding MFS transporter — encoded protein: MTELSPRRRLLVLAICCMSLLIVSLDNTILNVALPSIQKDLHADTSGLQWTIDAYTLVLASLLMLAGSTADRIGRKRVFMAGLVVFTIGSALCSVAPNLEALVAFRMVQAVGGSMLNPVAMSIITNTFTDPRERARAIGAWGAVVGISMAAGPLIGGLLVEAVNWRAIFWVNLPVGLAALLLTLRHVPESRAPKARRPDPVGQILVIALFGSLTYAIIEAPNAGLAVVVPFAVIAVGALLGLLWYEPRRAEPLIDLRFFRSAPFSGATVIAVCAFAAMGGFLFLSTLYLQNVRGLDALHAGLWMLPMAVPTFLCAPLAGRLLASVGPRLPLLIAGCAMTASALMFAVFEAETSDMTRFLGYALFGVGFGFVNAPITNTAVSGMPRTQAGVAAAVASTSRQLGQTLGVAMVGAVLVSGIGAAPYQEAFVAAARPGWWILTVFGVVVLLVGVLTSGRWARATAERTAERLKSAEVREAAGISA
- the dusB gene encoding tRNA dihydrouridine synthase DusB, with the translated sequence MSTPLTIGPHTVQPPVVLAPMAGITNAPFRTLCREFSGGKGLFVSEMITTRALVERNEKTMQLIRFDESEKPRSIQLYGVDPATVGKAVRMIAEEDLADHIDLNFGCPVPKVTRKGGGSALPYKRHLLRAILREAVSGAGDLPVTMKMRKGIDDDHITYLDAGRIAVEEGVTAIALHGRTAAQHYGGTADWDAIARLKEHVPEIPVLGNGDIWSADDAVRMVRETGCDGVVVGRGCLGRPWLFADLVAAFEGREQDVARPALREVADSMVRHAALLGEWIGDESRGVIDFRKHVAWYLKGFSVGSEMRKRLAVTSSLEELRSGLDELDLDQPWPIGAADGPRGRTSGNNRVVLPDGWLKDPYDCAGIGEDAELDTSGG